One genomic window of Elaeis guineensis isolate ETL-2024a chromosome 2, EG11, whole genome shotgun sequence includes the following:
- the LOC105047229 gene encoding UDP-glycosyltransferase 73C5-like — translation MTNQVTMNGPGDPKLHFVFVPFLAQGHMLPMIDVAQLLAKRGVLATVIITPFNASRIKNTIDRAAKAGLPIRFVPLRFPCAEVGLPEGCENVDVVPTAELAKNFFEATGLLGKPLETYLREQQQPYPSCMVSDFCNPWTREVASRLGVPLFTFYPMCSFFLLGMHNILHSSIHDAIADETEPFVVPGLAHKIEVTKARTPELFPGTEWEKIREGIKAADRAADGIVVNSFSELEPWYLERYQEVVEKKVWALGPLSLCNKDAADMANRGKKASVDKDRCLRWLDSMKPRSVVYVSFGSLTHVAPSQIIDVGAGLEASNHPFIWVIKEIENSPEVERWMSGAFERRTSARGLIIKGWAPQLMILSHPAVGGFITHCGWNSSLEAISAGVPMITWPFFGDQFLNERLIVDVLRTGIMAGVKDPWMWGTVSNEVSVRRDDVEKAVRSLMDVGDQERELRRERATELGEKARKAVEEGGSSYVNMTLLIEYVRNKLHHSCNPLGS, via the coding sequence ATGACCAACCAAGTGACGATGAACGGTCCCGGTGATCCAAAGCTTCATTTCGTTTTTGTTCCTTTTCTGGCCCAAGGACACATGCTTCCCATGATTGATGTAGCCCAGCTGCTGGCCAAGCGTGGTGTGCTTGCAACCGTGATCATAACACCCTTCAACGCCTCTCGAATCAAGAACACCATCGATCGTGCAGCGAAGGCCGGCCTGCCGATCCGTTTCGTCCCACTGCGATTCCCATGTGCAGAAGTTGGCCTACCAGAAGGCTGCGAGAACGTTGATGTCGTCCCTACAGCAGAACTAGCAAAGAACTTTTTTGAAGCAACCGGTCTATTAGGAAAACCGCTTGAAACATATCTCCGAGAACAGCAGCAGCCCTATCCCAGCTGCATGGTTTCGGATTTTTGCAACCCATGGACTCGGGAGGTTGCTTCCAGACTGGGAGTACCATTATTCACATTCTACCCAATGTGCAGCTTCTTTCTCCTAGGCATGCACAACATTCTTCACTCCAGTATCCACGATGCCATCGCTGATGAGACGGAGCCTTTTGTGGTGCCTGGTCTGGCGCACAAGATCGAGGTTACGAAGGCCCGAACTCCAGAACTTTTCCCTGGAACCGAGTGGGAGAAGATTCGTGAAGGGATAAAAGCGGCAGACCGAGCGGCCGATGGCATAGTGGTGAACAGTTTCAGCGAACTGGAGCCATGGTACCTGGAGAGGTACCAAGAGGTCGTGGAAAAGAAAGTCTGGGCCCTCGGACCGCTCTCTCTCTGCAACAAAGATGCAGCTGATATGGCTAATCGGGGGAAGAAGGCATCCGTCGACAAGGATCGATGCTTGAGATGGCTTGACTCGATGAAGCCGAGGTCGGTCGTTTATGTTAGTTTTGGTAGCCTGACACATGTGGCACCTTCCCAAATCATCGATGTAGGAGCCGGCCTGGAGGCTTCGAACCATCCATTCATTTGGGTGATCAAAGAGATCGAGAACTCACCAGAAGTGGAGAGATGGATGTCGGGGGCGTTTGAACGGAGGACAAGTGCGAGGGGTCTTATCATAAAGGGGTGGGCGCCCCAACTGATGATCCTATCTCACCCTGCTGTTGGAGGATTCATAACGCACTGCGGGTGGAATTCATCACTGGAAGCCATCTCGGCAGGGGTGCCGATGATAACATGGCCCTTCTTTGGAGATCAGTTTCTCAATGAGAGGTTAATCGTGGATGTTCTGAGAACCGGAATCATGGCTGGTGTCAAAGATCCCTGGATGTGGGGGACCGTTAGCAACGAAGTGTCTGTGAGGAGGGATGATGTAGAGAAGGCAGTGCGTAGCTTGATGGATGTAGGGGATCAGGAAAGGGAACTGAGAAGGGAAAGAGCTACGGAACTAGGAGAGAAGGCTAGAAAGGCTGTGGAGGAAggaggatcatcatatgtgaacaTGACTCTCTTGATCGAGTATGTACGCAACAAGCTACACCATTCTTGCAATCCTCTTGGTTCCTAA